Proteins from one Suncus etruscus isolate mSunEtr1 chromosome 3, mSunEtr1.pri.cur, whole genome shotgun sequence genomic window:
- the SYT2 gene encoding synaptotagmin-2, protein MRNIFKRTQEPIVAPAATAAATTTTMPIGPAGNSTESGGAGESKEDMFAKIKDKFFNEINKIPLPPWALIAIAVVAGLLLLTCCFCICKKCCCKKKKNKKEKGKGMKNAMNMKDMKGQDDDDAEAGLTEGEGEGEEEKEPENLGKLQFSLDYDFQANQLTVGVLQAAELPALDMGGTSDPYVKVFLLPDKKKKYETKVHRKTLNPAFNETFTFKVPYQELGGKTLVMAIYDFDRFSKHDIIGEVKVPMNTVDLGQPIEEWRDLQGGEKEEPEKLGDICTSLRYVPTAGKLTVCILEAKNLKKMDVGGLSDPYVKIHLMQNGKRLKKKKTTVKKKTLNPYFNESFSFEIPFEQIQKVQVVVTVLDYDKLGKNEAIGKIFVGSNATGTELRHWSDMLANPRRPIAQWHSLKPEEEVDALLGKNK, encoded by the exons ATGAGGAACATCTTCAAGAGGACCCAGGAGCCCATTGTGGctcctgctgctactgctgctgctaccaccaccaccatgccCATTGGGCCTGCAGGCAACTCCACGGAGAGTGGGGGTGCAGGGGAGAGCAAGGAGGATATGTTCGCCAAGATTAAGGACAAATTCTTTAATGAGATCAACAAGATTCCCT TGCCACCCTGGGCTCTGATCGCCATCGCAGTAGTGGCTGGTCTCCTTTTGCTCACCTGCTGCTTCTGCATCTGCAAGAAATGTTGctgcaagaagaagaagaacaagaaagagaaaggcaaaGGGATGAAGAATGCCATGAACATGAAGGACATGAAGGGCCAG GATGACGACGATGCTGAGGCAGGGCTGACAGAGGGTGAGGgcgagggagaagaggagaaggagccTGAGAACCTGGGCAAGCTGCAGTTCTCCCTCGACTACGACTTCCAGGCCAACCAG CTGACCGTGGGGGTGCTCCAGGCTGCGGAGCTGCCGGCTCTGGACATGGGAGGCACCTCGGACCCTTACGTCAAAGTCTTCCTCCTTCCAGACAAGAAGAAGAAATACGAAACCAAAGTCCACCGGAAGACGTTGAACCCCGCCTTCAACGAGACCTTCACCTTCAAG GTGCCCTACCAGGAGCTGGGGGGCAAGACTCTGGTGATGGCCATCTACGACTTTGACCGCTTCTCCAAGCACGACATCATTGGCGAGGTGAAGGTGCCCATGAACACAGTGGACCTGGGCCAGCCCATCGAGGAGTGGAGGGACCTGCAGGGTGGCGAGAAGGAGGAG CCCGAGAAGCTGGGCGACATCTGCACGTCCCTGCGCTACGTGCCCACGGCCGGGAAGCTCACGGTCTGTATCCTGGAGGCCAAGAACCTGAAGAAGATGGACGTGGGTGGCCTCTCCG ACCCATATGTGAAGATTCACTTGATGCAGAATGGCAAGAggctgaagaagaagaagacaacgGTGAAGAAGAAGACACTGAACCCCTACTTTAACGAGTCCTTCAGCTTCGAGATTCCCTTTGAGCAGATTCAG AAAGTCCAGGTAGTGGTCACCGTGCTGGACTACGACAAGCTGGGCAAGAATGAAGCCATTGGCAAGATCTTCGTGGGCAGCAATGCCACTGGCACGGAGCTGCGGCACTGGTCCGACATGCTGGCCAACCCCCGGAGGCCCATCGCCCAGTGGCACTCGCTCAAGCCGGAGGAGGAGGTGGACGCACTGCTGGGCAAGAACAAGTAG